The following DNA comes from Paenibacillus crassostreae.
TTGTGTAACAAAAATACTTCGGAAGCATTATGCGGTCAATAGAGTCCGCTCGATGTTTTCTTACCTCATATGTATGCTTGTACTCCACTTTTATGACCACGGAGTCTATCATTTTTTTAGAATACCAATTAAGAGACAAGCAACTCCCAACAGAATCCAAGTCATTTTCGCCCAAGATAACTTATCCGCCATCCCTATCAATCCAATGCTCGTTGTAAGGATCAAAACGGTCGGTCCAACTAAGGCTAATGTAGTATTAATAGTAAGCGCCTTATCTACTTGTCCAACCTTTAACATGAATAGTGCAGCTGCGATTTCAATGCTTCCGGAGATGACACGTAAGCTTGCCATGCTGGCTACGAATTTATCCAAGATTAACAACCTCCTTTCATTTCACACCCCTAACCTAAGGTATGCACAAATCTCTCTTTTTAGGTGTAGAGTTTAGAAGAATCTTTCAAAAACAATAAAAAAGAACCTAACGATAGATTAATCGTTAGGCTCTAAATATATTATTTCACAAATGATAACTTCATTTAGATTATCGGCGATCTTGCGGGCCACCAACAAACACTTGATCTTCTGCATCAAGATTATAAGCTGTATGAAGTGCTTTAATGACTTCATTTAATTTATCACCATTGATGACACATGAAGTTTTGATCTCGGATGTACTAACCATTTTGATGCTTACACCTTGTTTAGATATCACATCGAACATCTGAGCTGCAACTCCAGGATGACTAATCATTCCTGCACCTACAATAGATATCTTCACTAGTCCATCTTCCGAAGTCACTTCACGATACGGAAGATGACCTTTAAGATTGTTAATTACCGCTACTGCATTATCACATTCAGCTAGTGATACCGTAAATGAGAAGTCTGCTTCACCATTCTGCACGCCGCTCTGCACGATGATATCAACATTTATTTCTGCTCTAGCCAATTCACCAAATACTTCTGCAAGCACTCCTGGGGTATCCGATACACCCAGAATACTAATACGAGCAACATTCTTATCATAAGCTATGCCACTAACTACGACACCTTGTTCCATGGTTGCTTCCTCCTTAACAACAGTACCTTCATTATTATTGAAACTTGATCTAACAACAAGGCGAACCTTATTATGTTTCGCATACTCTACGGCACGGGGGTGAAGGACAGCTGCTCCCAGACTCGCAAGCTCAAGCATTTCATCATAAGATATTTCCTTAAGCTTAGTTGCACACTTTACAATACGTGGGTCAGTAGAATAAATACCATCTACATCTGTATATATTTCACATACATCCGCACTAATCGCAGCTGCTAAAGCCACTGCTGTTGTATCAGAACCTCCACGGCCGAATGTCGTAATCTCTCCATCTTCCGTCATTCCTTGGAATCCGGCAACTACAACAATTTTCCCTGCTCGTAGCGCTTCCTGAACACGACCAGGCAGAATATCTATTATTCTTGCTTTTCCATGGACGGACTCCGTACGGAAACCAGCTTGCCATCCAGTAAATGAAGCAGCCTCACGGCCAAGTTGATGAATAGCCATCGATAACAGGGCCATAGATATCTGTTCACCTGTTGTCATTAACATATCCATTTCTCTTGCTGGTGGATCTGGATTCAATAACTTAGCTTGATCTATTAAATCATCCGTGGTATCTCCCATAGCTGAGACTACAACCACACATTGATGACCTTCATCTTGTTTCTCAACAATACGCTTAGCAACACGTTGCATACGTTCCGTATTACCAACAGAACTACCACCAAATTTCATTACATACAGTGACAACTTTGATTCACTCCCCACTCAATATCACATGAACACTCTGTTATGCTTTAAAACAGTATAATACTAAAGCAACAGATTTCTCAATGTTTTCTTGTATTCATTGAATAAAAACCCTCCCTCGCCATAAGCGCAGGAGGGCAAAATAAGAATCTATCCAACTTCTTGCATTTGTTGATTAGGCGCGCGAAATATATTTACCGTCGCGTGTATCAATCAATAAAACATCTTCTTCATTAATGAATAGAGGAACCTGTACAACAAGACCTGTTTCTACTGTAGCATTCTTAGTAGCCCCTTGAGCTGTGTTACCTTTAACACCAGGTTCTGTTTCAGTTACTTTAAGTTCAACACTATGCGGTAAGTTAATACCTAGAATTTCACCTTGGTAACTAACAATATTGACATTCATGTTTTCTCTGATGAAGTTCAATTCCCATTTAAGTTGATCACTAGTTAAAGTGAATTGGTCATATGTTTCATTATCCATGAAAGCATGCTCTTGTCCACTAGCATACAAATACTGAACCGGACGGTTCTCAATAATAGCACGTCCAATTGTTTCACCTGCACGGAATGTACGTTCAACCGTGTTACCATTACGTAAGTTCTTCAATTTAGAACGAACAAATGCTGCACCTTTACCTGGTTTTACGTGTTGGAAATCGATAACGCTGAATATATCACCCTCAACTTCCACCGTTAATCCTGTTTTAAAATCGTTTACTGATATCATAAATGATAACCTCCAAAAGTTTTTTTATATAGCGGTACTTCTTTGATTATACGACGATAAAAAAACTAGCATCGAAAGCATACGCTTAAGTTTTTTTATATAGCGGTACTTCTTCAAAATTAGATAAAACTATTAACTATTTAGTACAGTGTAATCCTTACTACTATGCGTTAGAATTTCAATACCTGTCTCCGTAATAAGGATATCATCCTCTATACGAACACCACCAATTCCCGGTAAATAGATACCTGGTTCAACCGTAACTACCATACCAGGTTGTAAGATGTCATCACTCAACTTAGAAAGCCGTGGAGACTCATGGACTTCCATACCTAAGCCATGTCCCGTGCTATGTCCGAATTGATCTCCATATCCATATTTGGTAATGATATCACGAGCAAGTGCATCCGCTTCACGCCCAGTCATCCCCGATTTAATATTGGTGAGTGTATGAAGTTGTGCTTCAAGCACAATGTCATAGATCTCTTTCAATACAGGTTTCGGATTTCCTAAGGCAATTGTACGTGTTACGTCCGAACAATATCCATCGAGTAATGC
Coding sequences within:
- a CDS encoding YqhV family protein, with the protein product MLDKFVASMASLRVISGSIEIAAALFMLKVGQVDKALTINTTLALVGPTVLILTTSIGLIGMADKLSWAKMTWILLGVACLLIGILKK
- a CDS encoding aspartate kinase, coding for MSLYVMKFGGSSVGNTERMQRVAKRIVEKQDEGHQCVVVVSAMGDTTDDLIDQAKLLNPDPPAREMDMLMTTGEQISMALLSMAIHQLGREAASFTGWQAGFRTESVHGKARIIDILPGRVQEALRAGKIVVVAGFQGMTEDGEITTFGRGGSDTTAVALAAAISADVCEIYTDVDGIYSTDPRIVKCATKLKEISYDEMLELASLGAAVLHPRAVEYAKHNKVRLVVRSSFNNNEGTVVKEEATMEQGVVVSGIAYDKNVARISILGVSDTPGVLAEVFGELARAEINVDIIVQSGVQNGEADFSFTVSLAECDNAVAVINNLKGHLPYREVTSEDGLVKISIVGAGMISHPGVAAQMFDVISKQGVSIKMVSTSEIKTSCVINGDKLNEVIKALHTAYNLDAEDQVFVGGPQDRR
- the efp gene encoding elongation factor P; translation: MISVNDFKTGLTVEVEGDIFSVIDFQHVKPGKGAAFVRSKLKNLRNGNTVERTFRAGETIGRAIIENRPVQYLYASGQEHAFMDNETYDQFTLTSDQLKWELNFIRENMNVNIVSYQGEILGINLPHSVELKVTETEPGVKGNTAQGATKNATVETGLVVQVPLFINEEDVLLIDTRDGKYISRA